In Ctenopharyngodon idella isolate HZGC_01 chromosome 20, HZGC01, whole genome shotgun sequence, the following proteins share a genomic window:
- the itpk1a gene encoding inositol-tetrakisphosphate 1-kinase isoform X1 — MQTFVKGKRVGYWLSEKKIKKLSFQTFVDLCRKQGIEMIQLDLSQPIEKQGPFDVIIHKLTDHIVDADQNVTESMLLVQGVQDYIDAHPETVILDPLPAIRTLLDRCKSYKLIHKLEDCMQDDRICSPPFMVLKSECGTETLEQLHKHGITFPFICKTQVAHGINSHEMAIIFSEEDLKDIKPPCVLQSFINHNAVLYKVFVVGEAYSVVQRPSIRNFPSGPTDRRAISFNSHHVSKPESSSHLTCRDNMEGQYWAPNNDVIQKISRRLRQALGISLFGIDIIINNQTGQHAVIDINAFPGYEGVPEFFDDLLSHIASILRGQASSGAACGHLKVNGIAQSPSVACGMHCGLLGNESSWLMDSEGMKKGPHQGLSCGGACMAPNFHQHGRSSLAAETSSQ; from the exons atgcagaCGTTCGTGAAAGGAAAGAGAGTTGGATACTGGCTCAGCGAGAAGAAGATTAAAAAACTCAGTTTCCAGACCTTCGTGGATTTGTGCAG GAAACAAGGCATAGAGATGATCCAG CTGGATCTGAGCCAGCCAATAGAGAAGCAGGGTCCATTTGATGTCATCATCCACAAGCTGACCGATCACATTGTTGATGCTGACCAGAATGTCACAGAGTCTATGCTACTTGTTCAGGGTGTTCAG GACTACATAGATGCTCACCCTGAAACAGTGATTCTGGACCCTCTTCCGGCCATTCGTACCTTGCTGGACCGCTGCAAGTCATACAAGCTAATCCATAAACTTGAAGACTGCATGCAAG ATGACAGAATCTGCTCACCTCCATTCATGGTTCTCAAGAGTGAATGTGGCACTGAGACTCTGGAGCAACTCCACAAACATGGAATCACATTTCCTTTCA TCTGCAAAACCCAGGTAGCTCATGGCATTAACTCCCATGAG ATGGCCATTATATTCAGTGAGGAAGATCTGAAAGACATCAAGCCCCCGTGTGTCCTCCAGAGCTTCATCAACCATAATGCAGTGCTGTATAAGGTGTTTGTAGTGGGAGAGGCCTACAGTGTGGTGCAGCGGCCCTCGATTAGGAATTTCCCATCTGGACCCACAG ACAGGAGAGCAATATCTTTCAACAGCCATCACGTGTCCAAACCAGAGTCCTCGTCTCACCTGACCTGC AGGGACAACATGGAGGGCCAGTACTGGGCACCAAACAATGATGTCATTCAGAAGATTTCCAGAAGGTTACGACAGGCCCTCGGCATTTCTCTGTTCGGAATTGACATCATCATCAACAACCAGACCGGCCAGCACGCTGTCATCGATATCAACGCGTTCCCAG GTTACGAGGGAGTGCCTGAGTTTTTCGATGACCTGTTGAGTCATATCGCCAGCATCCTGCGGGGTCAGGCATCTAGCGGAGCGGCATGCGGTCATCTAAAAGTGAACGGGATAGCGCAGAGTCCGTCTGTGGCCTGTGGGATGCACTGTGGCTTGCTGGGAAATGAAAGCAGTTGGTTGATGGACAGCGAGGGGATGAAGAAAGGTCCCCATCAAGGACTGAGTTGTGGTGGTGCTTGCATGGCTCCAAACTTTCATCAGCATGGCAGATCCAGTTTAGCAGCGGAGACATCTTCGCAGTGA
- the tmem251 gene encoding lysosomal enzyme trafficking factor isoform X1 — protein MRRAWRMMNFRQRMGWIGVGLYLLASVAAVYYIFEISQTYNRLALAQVEKASGVETKWSGDASSSSPSSASWTVTLKTRLLLLPFWVWATIFLIPYLQVFLFLYSCTRADPKTVGYCILPICLAVLCNRHQTFAKASNQISRLQLIDT, from the exons ATG AGAAGAGCATGGAGAATGATGAATTTCCGCCAGCGGATGGGGTGGATAGGTGTCGGACTGTACTTGTTAGCCAGTGTCGCTGCtgtgtattatatatttgaGATCAGCCAAACGTACAACCGACTTGCACTGGCACAAGTAGAAAAGGCATCTGGAGTGGAGACAAAATGGTCGGGAGATGCTTCTTCCTCTTCCCCTTCTTCAGCCTCATGGACAGTGACTCTGAAAACGAGACTTCTCCTCCTGCCCTTCTGGGTGTGGGCCACCATTTTCCTCATTCCCTACCTCCAGGTGTTTCTCTTTCTATACTCCTGCACCAGGGCGGACCCCAAGACTGTAGGATACTGTATTCTGCCCATCTGCCTTGCTGTTCTCTGCAACCGTCACCAAACCTTCGCCAAGGCCTCCAATCAGATTAGCAGGCTGCAGCTGATTGACACTTGA
- the si:dkey-177p2.18 gene encoding phospholipase B1, membrane-associated: MTVSLEMLMNEVPRMIVNVVQILPMETLREVQKPTPGCLLQRSFCSCLVKPAAGSADLKELVGVNLEFQKALEQLLHSDRFFKNDFAVVLQPFLKHADPPRLPNGKIDMSFFTPDCFHFTMKGHEELAKGLWNNMFQPEGEKFMVESFSNPIELICPPVSHPYIYTRPTAAKPGPSAGIRLTVLHLMLALAFLPLWLAVNLASL, translated from the exons ATGACTGTGTCCTTGGAAATGCTGATGAATGAG GTTCCTCGAATGATAGTGAACGTGGTCCAGATACTGCCGATGGAGACCCTGAGGGAAGTACAGAAGCCCACCCCAGGATGTCTGCTCCAGAG GTCATTCTGCTCCTGTCTGGTAAAGCCAGCTGCTGGATCTGCTGATCTAAAGGAGCTGGTTGGAGTCAACTTAGAATTCCAG AAAGCATTGGAGCAGCTCTTGCACAGTGACCGCTTCTTTAAGAATGACTTTGCCGTAGTTTTGCAGCCCTTCTTGAAACACGCAGATCCTCCAAGACTCCCT AATGGAAAGATTGACATGAGCTTCTTTACCCCGGACTGTTTCCACTTTACTATGAAAGGACACGAGGAGCTAGCCAAGGGACTGTGGAACAACATG TTTCAACCTGAGGGGGAGAAGTTTATGGTGGAGAGCTTTTCAAACCCTATTGAGCTTATTTGCCCCCCTGTG AGTCATCCATACATTTACACCAGACCCACTGCTGCAAAGCCAGGCCCGTCAGCTGGCATCAGACTAACCGTTCTCCACCTCATGCTTGCCTTGGCTTTCCTTCCACTGTGGTTGGCTGTTAATCTGGCCTCCTTGTAG
- the itpk1a gene encoding inositol-tetrakisphosphate 1-kinase isoform X2, whose protein sequence is MLLVQGVQDYIDAHPETVILDPLPAIRTLLDRCKSYKLIHKLEDCMQDDRICSPPFMVLKSECGTETLEQLHKHGITFPFICKTQVAHGINSHEMAIIFSEEDLKDIKPPCVLQSFINHNAVLYKVFVVGEAYSVVQRPSIRNFPSGPTDRRAISFNSHHVSKPESSSHLTCRDNMEGQYWAPNNDVIQKISRRLRQALGISLFGIDIIINNQTGQHAVIDINAFPGYEGVPEFFDDLLSHIASILRGQASSGAACGHLKVNGIAQSPSVACGMHCGLLGNESSWLMDSEGMKKGPHQGLSCGGACMAPNFHQHGRSSLAAETSSQ, encoded by the exons ATGCTACTTGTTCAGGGTGTTCAG GACTACATAGATGCTCACCCTGAAACAGTGATTCTGGACCCTCTTCCGGCCATTCGTACCTTGCTGGACCGCTGCAAGTCATACAAGCTAATCCATAAACTTGAAGACTGCATGCAAG ATGACAGAATCTGCTCACCTCCATTCATGGTTCTCAAGAGTGAATGTGGCACTGAGACTCTGGAGCAACTCCACAAACATGGAATCACATTTCCTTTCA TCTGCAAAACCCAGGTAGCTCATGGCATTAACTCCCATGAG ATGGCCATTATATTCAGTGAGGAAGATCTGAAAGACATCAAGCCCCCGTGTGTCCTCCAGAGCTTCATCAACCATAATGCAGTGCTGTATAAGGTGTTTGTAGTGGGAGAGGCCTACAGTGTGGTGCAGCGGCCCTCGATTAGGAATTTCCCATCTGGACCCACAG ACAGGAGAGCAATATCTTTCAACAGCCATCACGTGTCCAAACCAGAGTCCTCGTCTCACCTGACCTGC AGGGACAACATGGAGGGCCAGTACTGGGCACCAAACAATGATGTCATTCAGAAGATTTCCAGAAGGTTACGACAGGCCCTCGGCATTTCTCTGTTCGGAATTGACATCATCATCAACAACCAGACCGGCCAGCACGCTGTCATCGATATCAACGCGTTCCCAG GTTACGAGGGAGTGCCTGAGTTTTTCGATGACCTGTTGAGTCATATCGCCAGCATCCTGCGGGGTCAGGCATCTAGCGGAGCGGCATGCGGTCATCTAAAAGTGAACGGGATAGCGCAGAGTCCGTCTGTGGCCTGTGGGATGCACTGTGGCTTGCTGGGAAATGAAAGCAGTTGGTTGATGGACAGCGAGGGGATGAAGAAAGGTCCCCATCAAGGACTGAGTTGTGGTGGTGCTTGCATGGCTCCAAACTTTCATCAGCATGGCAGATCCAGTTTAGCAGCGGAGACATCTTCGCAGTGA
- the tmem251 gene encoding lysosomal enzyme trafficking factor isoform X2 — MMNFRQRMGWIGVGLYLLASVAAVYYIFEISQTYNRLALAQVEKASGVETKWSGDASSSSPSSASWTVTLKTRLLLLPFWVWATIFLIPYLQVFLFLYSCTRADPKTVGYCILPICLAVLCNRHQTFAKASNQISRLQLIDT, encoded by the coding sequence ATGATGAATTTCCGCCAGCGGATGGGGTGGATAGGTGTCGGACTGTACTTGTTAGCCAGTGTCGCTGCtgtgtattatatatttgaGATCAGCCAAACGTACAACCGACTTGCACTGGCACAAGTAGAAAAGGCATCTGGAGTGGAGACAAAATGGTCGGGAGATGCTTCTTCCTCTTCCCCTTCTTCAGCCTCATGGACAGTGACTCTGAAAACGAGACTTCTCCTCCTGCCCTTCTGGGTGTGGGCCACCATTTTCCTCATTCCCTACCTCCAGGTGTTTCTCTTTCTATACTCCTGCACCAGGGCGGACCCCAAGACTGTAGGATACTGTATTCTGCCCATCTGCCTTGCTGTTCTCTGCAACCGTCACCAAACCTTCGCCAAGGCCTCCAATCAGATTAGCAGGCTGCAGCTGATTGACACTTGA
- the chga gene encoding chromogranin-A — MIARGCAGLVVLVNVVFSVPVPPGHMDDKDVKVMKCIVEVIADALSKPHSIPVSQDCLETLSSDDRLVSILRHRNFLREMQDIAVEGASERAQKHPGDAPYHVTSLPKDTKKTADDQSMLVALEKPEDDAEKRGAGEESSRESEETERESKKRNQIAEEEEREEDESPSNHISNSINPEKKRESQATIRDEEKQEEKKLSSLEKEEEENDPARHKEGATATVDLIANPNVKQSILEDREEHKGAETERTHSKEEQEEEEKKRREVGVKRWSHVSKLSHKRVEASPKLDEHWEAPHHSKEREDQEGELWRSPEEQELQLMARTEPQDKRDEEGSGSRKTGDAEIESLAAIESELESVAQKLHDLRRV; from the exons ATGATCGCACGAGGATGCGCTGGTCTCGTGGTGCTGGTGAATGTTG TCTTCTCAGTGCCTGTCCCCCCAGGTCACATGGATGATAAGGATGTGAAG GTGATGAAGTGTATCGTGGAAGTAATTGCGGATGCTCTGTCCAAGCCTCATTCCATCCCAGTGTCCCAGGACTGCCTTGAAACCCTCAGCTCTG ATGACAGGCTTGTGAGCATCCTGCGTCACCGAAACTTTCTCAGAGAGATGCAAGATATCGCTGTGGAAG GAGCCAGTGAGAGAGCACAGAAACACCCAGGAGACGCACCTTATCATGTGACCAGCCTCCCTAAAGACACGAAGAAAACTGCAG ATGATCAGTCAATGTTGGTTGCCTTGGAGAAACCAGAAGACGATGCAGAGAAGAGAGGAGCAGGAGAGGAGAGCTCCAGGGAGAGTGAGGAGACAGAGCGGGAGTCTAAAAAACGGAACCAGATTGCTGAGGAAGAGGAGCGTGAAGAAGACGAGAGTCCTAGCAATCACATCTCCAACTCTATAAACccagagaagaaaagagagtCACAGGCCACAATAAGGGATGAGGAGAAACAGGAGGAGAAGAAACTCTCCAGCTTGgaaaaggaggaggaggaaaacGATCCGGCTCGCCATAAAGAGG GGGCAACAGCCACAGTTGATCTCATAGCAAATCCCAATGTAAAACAATCCATCTTGGAGGACAGAGAGGAGCACAAGGGAGCTGAAACAGAGAGAACACATTCAAAAGAAGAGCAGGAAGAAGAGGAGAAGAAGAGGAGAGAGGTTGGAGTGAAGCGCTGGAGTCACGTGAGCAAACTGTCCCACAAGAGAGTAGAGGCAAGCCCAAAACTAGATGAGCACTGGGAAGCGCCACACCACTCTAAGGAGAGAGAAGATCAAGAGGGGGAGCTGTGGAGGAGCCCAGAGGAGCAGGAGCTGCAGCTCATGGCACGAACTGAACCACAGGACAAAAGAGATGAAGAGGGCAGCGGCAGCAGGAAGACAGGG GATGCTGAGATTGAGAGTCTGGCTGCCATCGAGTCTGAACTAGAAAGTGTGGCTCAGAAACTTCACGATCTGAGACGAGTCTGA